The genomic stretch GGTATTTTCCGGCGAGCAGAAGCTTGCCAAGCCGGGTCAGCAGCTGCCGGAGGATGCGCCGCTCGATGTGCGTGGCCGCGATCATCCCTGGGTGAGCCGCGGCGGCATCAAGCTCGCCCATGCGATCGAACATTTCGGGCTCGATCCGCGCGGCGCAACCGCCATGGATATCGGCAGCTCGACCGGCGGCTTCACCGACGTGCTGCTGCAGGGTGGGGCGGACCATGTGTTCGCTGTCGACAGCGGCACCAACCAGCTCGCCTGGAAATTGCGACAGGACGAGCGGGTGACCGTGCTGGAGCAAACCAGCGCGCGCATTCTGACACGCGAGATGATCGACCGTCCGGTCGGCTGGGTGGTCTGCGATGCGAGTTTCATCGGTCTCGCAAAGGTTCTGGAGCGCCCGCTCGAACTGGCCGAACGCGACTGCCGCCTCGTCGCGCTGATCAAGCCGCAGTTCGAGGTCGGGCGCGAAGAAGTCGGCAAGAAGGGCGTGGTCAGCGATCCGGCGCTGCATAGCCGGGTCTGCGACGAGGTGCGCGACTGGGCCGAGGGCCTCGGCTTCGAAGTGCAGGGGATCGTCGAAAGCCCGATCACCGGACCGGAAGGCAATGTCGAATTCCTGATAAGTGCGCTCCGACATTGACGCTGCGGCTCGCTCGGCTCTAGGCGCTTGGCCGAGAGATTTCACGGAGAGAGCATGTCCGCCAATATCGCCGAAATGGAACGTCGCCGCGAAGCTGCCGAGCTGGGCGGCGGGCAGAAACGCATCGATGCGCAGCACGCCAAGGGCAAGCTGACCGCGCGCGAACGGCTCGAGGTGCTGCTGGACGAGGGAAGCTTCGAAGAGCTCGATCGCTATGTCGAACACGACTGCGTCGATTTCGGCATGGAAAACCAGAAGATCCCCGGTGACGGCGTGGTCACCGGATCGGGCACGATCAACGGCCGACTGGTCTATGTTTTCTCGCAGGATTTCACTGTCTTCGGCGGCTCTCTTTCCAAGCGGCATGCGGAGAAGATCTGCAAGGTCATGGACACAGCGATGAAGGTCGGTGCGCCAGTGATCGGCCTCAACGATTCTGGCGGTGCACGCATCCAGGAGGGTGTGGCCAGCCTCGGCGGCTATGCCGAGGTGTTCCAGCGCAACGTGCTGGCAAGCGGCGTCGTGCCGCAGATCAGCCTCATCATGGGACCGTGCGCGGGCGGGGCGGTGTATTCGCCGGCGATGACCGACTTCATCTTCATGGTGGAGGACAGCAGCTATATGTTCGTCACCGGGCCCGACGTGGTGAAGACGGTGACCAATGAGGTCGTCACGCAGGAGGAACTTGGCGGGGCTAAGACACATACGACCAAGACCTCGGTCGCCGACAATGCGTTCGAGAACGACATCGAGACGCTGCTCGCGACCCGCAATTTCGTCGATTACCTGCCACTATCGAACCGCGAAGACGTGCCCGAGCGCCCGACAGCCGACGCCTGGGACCGCGAGGAGCCGAGCCTCGACACGCTGATCCCGGACAACGCCAACCAGCCCTATGACATGCACGAGGTCATTCGGAAGACGCTGGACGAGGGCGACTTCTTCGAGATCCAGCCGAACCATGCCGCCAACATCATCTGCGGTTTCGGCCGGGTGGAAGGGCGCACGGTCGGTGTGGTGGCGAACCAGCCGATGGTGCTTGCCGGCGTGCTCGATATCGCATCGTCGAAGAAGGCCGCGCGCTTCGTGCGCTTCTGCGATGCCTTCGAAATCCCGATCCTGACCTTCGTCGACGTGCCCGGCTTCCTCCCCGGCACGGCGCAGGAGCATAACGGCATCATCAAGCACGGCGCGAAGCTGCTGTTCGCCTATGCCGAGGCGACCGTGCCCAAGATCACCGTGATCACCCGCAAGGCCTATGGCGGCGCCTACGACGTGATGGCCTCCAAGCACCTGCGCGGAGACTTGAACTACGCCTGGCCGACCGCCGAAATCGCCGTGATGGGCGCGAAGGGTGCGGTGGAGATCATCTTCCGCCAGGATCGCGACGACCCCGACAAGATCGCCGAGAAAACCAAGGAGTACGAAGACCGCTTCGCCAACCCCTTTGTGGCGGCATCGCGTGGCTATATCGACGAGGTGATCTACCCGCACTCGACCCGTCGGCGGATTGCGCTCGGGCTACGCAAGCTGCGGACGAAGCAGCTCGAAAACCCGTGGAAGAAGCACGATAATATTCCTCTCTAGGTACTCCGCATGGATGGTAAGCGGGAAGCATCGCTGTAGCTTAGAAGGTCGGTAGCACGGCTAGACTCCGTCTATTCTCAGAGATAGCTTCCCCTGCGTAATCAGGAGGAGGCATTTCAATGAAGAAGACTTTGCTGGCAGCCTCGGCGCTTGCCGCTTCGACCATGATGACCGGTGTCGGCCATGCCGAACATCACGCGCTATCCGAATACGAACTGATCGACCGGAGCGAATTGTTCGGCAATCCGGTCGCCAGCCAGGGGCGTATCAGCCCGGATGGCCAGTGGGTCAGCTGGATCGCGCCCGACGATGGCGTGATGAACGTCTGGGTCGCGCCTGCCAGCGATCCGTCGAATGGCAAGGTCGTCACCGATGATCGCCATCGCGGCATTTCCAACCACCTCTGGTCGGTCGACAGCAAATACGTGATGTTTGTGAAGGACAATGACGGGGACGAGAACTACCACGTCTATGCCACCGACCCGCGCACCGGCGAAACGCGCGACCTTACCCCGCTGGAAGATGGTATCCGTGCGCAGCTGATGGGCGCAAGTCGCGACCGGCCCGGCGTTATCCTGGTCGGCACGAACGAGCGCAATCCGCAGCTGACCGATCTCTACGAATACGACATCGAGACCGGCGAGCGGACGCTGATCGCCGAAAACCCCGGATATGCGTCCTTCATCACCGACAACACCTACAAGCCGCGCATGGCGATGATCCCGCAGCCCGATGGCGGGATGCAGGCGGTTTATCTCGACGAGGACCTGACGCCGGGCGAGGTGTTCGCGGACATTCCCAGCGAGGACATGCTCAACACCAACATCGTCCAGTTCTCGCGCGACAACAACACGGTCTACATGATCGACAGCCGCGACCGCAACCTCGCGGCGGGTGTTGCGGTCGACCTCACGACCGGAGAGCGGCGGGTAATCGTGGAGCCCGAGCAGGCCGATCTCAGCAACATCATGGTCGATAACGATACCTACGAGCCGATCGCCTATTCGACGAATTACCTGAAGAGCGAATGGACCGCCCTGAACGACGAGGCGCAGGCCGAGCTCGACTTCCTGGATGCAAATCTGGAGGGCGAATTCTCGGTCACCTCGCGGTCGCAGGATGACAACACCTGGATCGTATACGACGGCTCGGCTCAGGCCCCCGGCCAGTATTACGTCTATGATCGCACCGCCG from Qipengyuania profundimaris encodes the following:
- a CDS encoding TlyA family RNA methyltransferase encodes the protein MPTKKRLDQMLVDRGLVESRTRAQALVMAGLVFSGEQKLAKPGQQLPEDAPLDVRGRDHPWVSRGGIKLAHAIEHFGLDPRGATAMDIGSSTGGFTDVLLQGGADHVFAVDSGTNQLAWKLRQDERVTVLEQTSARILTREMIDRPVGWVVCDASFIGLAKVLERPLELAERDCRLVALIKPQFEVGREEVGKKGVVSDPALHSRVCDEVRDWAEGLGFEVQGIVESPITGPEGNVEFLISALRH
- a CDS encoding acyl-CoA carboxylase subunit beta, which codes for MSANIAEMERRREAAELGGGQKRIDAQHAKGKLTARERLEVLLDEGSFEELDRYVEHDCVDFGMENQKIPGDGVVTGSGTINGRLVYVFSQDFTVFGGSLSKRHAEKICKVMDTAMKVGAPVIGLNDSGGARIQEGVASLGGYAEVFQRNVLASGVVPQISLIMGPCAGGAVYSPAMTDFIFMVEDSSYMFVTGPDVVKTVTNEVVTQEELGGAKTHTTKTSVADNAFENDIETLLATRNFVDYLPLSNREDVPERPTADAWDREEPSLDTLIPDNANQPYDMHEVIRKTLDEGDFFEIQPNHAANIICGFGRVEGRTVGVVANQPMVLAGVLDIASSKKAARFVRFCDAFEIPILTFVDVPGFLPGTAQEHNGIIKHGAKLLFAYAEATVPKITVITRKAYGGAYDVMASKHLRGDLNYAWPTAEIAVMGAKGAVEIIFRQDRDDPDKIAEKTKEYEDRFANPFVAASRGYIDEVIYPHSTRRRIALGLRKLRTKQLENPWKKHDNIPL
- a CDS encoding S9 family peptidase, translated to MKKTLLAASALAASTMMTGVGHAEHHALSEYELIDRSELFGNPVASQGRISPDGQWVSWIAPDDGVMNVWVAPASDPSNGKVVTDDRHRGISNHLWSVDSKYVMFVKDNDGDENYHVYATDPRTGETRDLTPLEDGIRAQLMGASRDRPGVILVGTNERNPQLTDLYEYDIETGERTLIAENPGYASFITDNTYKPRMAMIPQPDGGMQAVYLDEDLTPGEVFADIPSEDMLNTNIVQFSRDNNTVYMIDSRDRNLAAGVAVDLTTGERRVIVEPEQADLSNIMVDNDTYEPIAYSTNYLKSEWTALNDEAQAELDFLDANLEGEFSVTSRSQDDNTWIVYDGSAQAPGQYYVYDRTADRLTPWFATRPDLADAPLQPMHPLELTSRDGKTLVSYLTLPPGSDADGDGRPDEAVPMLLWVHGGPWARDGYGYNTIHQWMANRGYAVLSVNYRGSTGFGKEFTNAAVGEFAGKMHDDLIDAVDWAVGEGIAQEDKVAIGGGSYGGYATLIGVTFTPDKFACGVDIVGPSSLVTLIESFPEYWKPFLAGTWYRYVGDPSDPQAREDLLARSAISRIDDIKVPLLVGQGGNDPRVTKPEADNLVAAMQAKNLPVTYINYPDEGHGFQKPENRQSFFAAMEGFLGTCLGGRVQPIGDSFEGSSAEILAGAEYVEGLGDISTGE